A stretch of Brassica napus cultivar Da-Ae chromosome C6, Da-Ae, whole genome shotgun sequence DNA encodes these proteins:
- the LOC106392150 gene encoding uncharacterized protein LOC106392150 isoform X2, which yields MAKQSLLLANLKAGCCSSIVDVQLLRFWEVDGSCGFLFSQLQLCFDSMENRFMCSSLHQQERNGCGYTCRATCCGERATRCGRNLSHERCGVTTAMVAIKRHT from the exons ATGGCTAAACAGTCTTTACTACTTGCTAATTTGAAGGCCGGTTGCTGTTCTTCCATTGTAGATGTGCAGTTGCTCAGATTCTGGGAAGTTGATGGGAGTTGTGGATTCCTTTTCAGTCAA CTCCAACTCTGCTTTGATTCTATGGAAAACCGTTTCATGTGCAGCTCTTTGCACCAGCAAGAGAGGAATGGCTGTGGCTACACATG CCGAGCTACTTGCTGCGGAGAACGAGCTACTCGCTGCGGAAGGAACCTCAGTCATGAAAGGTGCGGTGTAACTACAGCTATGGTTGCAAT AAAACGTCACACATGA
- the LOC106392150 gene encoding uncharacterized protein LOC106392150 isoform X3 produces the protein MAKQSLLLANLKAGCCSSIVDVQLLRFWEVDGSCGFLFSQLQLCFDSMENRFMCSSLHQQERNGCGYTCRATCCGERATRCGRNLSHERKRHT, from the exons ATGGCTAAACAGTCTTTACTACTTGCTAATTTGAAGGCCGGTTGCTGTTCTTCCATTGTAGATGTGCAGTTGCTCAGATTCTGGGAAGTTGATGGGAGTTGTGGATTCCTTTTCAGTCAA CTCCAACTCTGCTTTGATTCTATGGAAAACCGTTTCATGTGCAGCTCTTTGCACCAGCAAGAGAGGAATGGCTGTGGCTACACATG CCGAGCTACTTGCTGCGGAGAACGAGCTACTCGCTGCGGAAGGAACCTCAGTCATGAAAG AAAACGTCACACATGA
- the LOC106392152 gene encoding MICOS complex subunit Mic10-like → MEERKENVPPEQDVNAKWDACIDHTTRRFVYSSLGGAFAGLLFFRSPVTRWASIAFGAGLGIGSAYTDCSRAFDAPSSSSSSSPAAPKSRETSSVSQAADE, encoded by the exons ATGGAGGAGCGAAAGGAGAATGTGCCACCGGAACAAGATGTGAATGCGAAGTGGGACGCATGTATCGATCACACGACCCGCCGTTTCGTCTACTCCTCACTCGGCGGCGCCTTCGCCGGTCTTCTCTTCTTCA GAAGTCCTGTAACAAGATGGGCATCGATTGCTTTTGGTGCTGGACTTGGTATTGGCTCTGCATACACTGACTGCTCTCGTGCTTTTGatgctccttcttcttcttcttcttcatccccagCAGCTCCCAAGAGTagagaaacttcttctgtctCTCAG GCTGCAGACGAATAG
- the LOC106392149 gene encoding patellin-3, with the protein MAEESITTTLPTPQNQPPSELTTPDESKPTLEVSARETETAVTTSTPETETAAEKPEVTPEEHQPPKVTETETASTEKKELGDEKSQQEEETARIPQNLGSFKEESSNLSDLSDSEKKSLNELKHLVRDALDNHQFGSVPKPEEDTGNAPEEVTIWGVPLLKDDRSDVVLLKFLRARDFKVKDSLTMLKNTIKWRRDFKIDELVDEDLVDDLDKVVFMHGHDREGHPVCYNVYGEFQNKELYNKTFSDEEKRKHFLRTRIQFLERSIRKLDFSSGGVSTIFQINDMKNSPGLGKKELRSATKQAVQLLQDNYPEFVFKQAFINVPWWYLLFYTVIGPFMTPRSKSKLVFAGPSRSAETLFKYISPEQVPVQYGGLSVDPCDCNPDFSLDDPASEVTVKPGTKQTVEIIIYEKCEIVWEIRVIGWEVSYKAEFVPEEKDAYTVVVQKPRKMKPADEPVLTQSFKVNELGKVLLTVDNPTSKKKKLVYRFNVKPL; encoded by the exons ATGGCGGAGGAATCAATCACCACCACTCTCCCCACGCCGCAAAATCAACCACCGTCGGAACTAACAACTCCGGATGAATCAAAGCCTACTCTCGAAGTCTCGGCGCGAGAGACTGAAACGGCGGTAACCACCTCCACGCCGGAAACGGAAACCGCGGCAGAGAAGCCTGAGGTAACGCCGGAAGAGCACCAGCCGCCGAAGGTGACGGAAACGGAAACGGCATCGACGGAGAAGAAAGAGCTCGGAGACGAAAAGTCGCAGCAGGAAGAAGAGACGGCAAGAATCCCTCAGAATCTCGGCTCGTTCAAGGAAGAGAGCAGCAACCTCTCCGATCTATCCGATTCAGAGAAGAAATCTCTCAACGAGCTCAAGCATCTCGTGCGCGACGCTCTCGACAACCACCAGTTCGGTTCAGTCCCCAAACCGGAAGAAGACACCGGCAACGCACCGGAAGAAGTCACGATCTGGGGAGTCCCGCTCCTCAAAGACGACAGAAGCGACGTCGTTTTGCTGAAGTTCCTACGAGCTAGGGACTTCAAGGTGAAAGATTCGTTGACcatgctcaagaacacgatcaAGTGGAGGAGGGACTTCAAGATCGACGAGCTGGTCGACGAAGACTTAGTGGATGATCTTGACAAGGTCGTGTTCATGCACGGACACGACCGTGAAGGCCACCCGGTGTGTTACAATGTCTACGGCGAGTTCCAGAACAAGGAGCTTTACAACAAGACGTTCTCCGATGAGGAGAAGAGGAAGCATTTCTTGAGGACGAGGATTCAGTTCTTGGAGAGGAGTATAAGGAAGCTAGACTTCAGCTCCGGTGGTGTTTCCACCATTTTTCAGATTAATGATATGAAGAACTCTCCGGGGTTGGGGAAGAAAGAGCTTAGATCGGCGACCAAGCAAGCCGTGCAGTTGCTTCAGGACAACTACCCTGAGTTTGTGTTCAAACAG GCCTTTATCAATGTTCCATGGTGGTACCTTTTGTTTTACACTGTGATTGGTCCGTTTATGACGCCAAGGTCAAAGAGCAAGTTGGTGTTTGCTGGTCCTTCAAGATCAGCCGAAACCCTTTTCAA ATACATATCACCTGAACAAGTCCCTGTACAATACGGAGGATTAAGTGTAGATCCTTGCGACTGCAATCCAGACTTCTCATTGGATGATCCAGCCTCTGAAGTCACTGTTAAGCCCGGAACAAAGCAAACTGTTGAGATCATAATCTATGAG AAATGTGAGATTGTGTGGGAGATAAGGGTAATTGGATGGGAAGTGAGCTACAAGGCAGAGTTTGTGCCAGAAGAGAAAGATGCTTATACAGTGGTTGTTCAGAAACCGAGGAAGATGAAACCGGCCGATGAACCGGTGTTAACTCAAAGCTTCAAAGTGAATGAGCTTGGCAAGGTTTTGCTCACAGTGGACAACCCAACctctaagaagaagaagcttgtttACAGGTTTAATGTCAAACCTCTctga
- the LOC106392148 gene encoding hydroxypyruvate reductase: protein MYNIAKTAFRNKNSTVASLFHSHQSRSISRQSSKLVKPERMVEKEEDKKVTRVLFCGPHLPDSYNFTRDYLQPYPFIQADVAHFRDVPEVIKNYHICVTLLMQMDSFVISRASNMKLIMQFGVGLDGVDIDAATKNGIKVARIPSEGTGNAASCSEMAIYLMLGLLKKQNEMQMSVQSRLLGQPTGGTLLGKTVFILGYGNIGIELAKRLKPFGSRVIATKRSWPASVMNSDSSLVDEKGSHEDIYTFASKADIVVVCLRLSKETAEIVNNKFISSMKKGALLVNIARGGLVNYESAYQSLESGHLGGLGTDVAWSEPFDPNDPILKFKNVIMTPHVAGVTEYSYRSMAKVVGDVALQLHEGLPLTGIELVNR, encoded by the exons ATGTATAATATCGCCAAGACTGCGTTTCGAAACAAAAACTCCACTGTCGCTTCGCTCTTCCATTCTCACCAGTCTCGCTCAATTTCCAG GCAAAGTAGTAAACTAGTTAAGCCCGAGAGAATGgttgagaaagaagaagacaagaaagTAACTCGTGTTCTGTTTTGCGGCCCTCACTTACCTGATTCCTACAACTTCACTAGAGATTACTTGCAGCCTTACCCTTTTATTCAg GCAGATGTTGCCCATTTCCGTGATGTTCCTGAGGTTATAAAGAATTATCATATATGTGTGACTTTGTTGATGCAAATGGATTCGTTTGTTATCTCACGTGCCAGCAACATGAAGCTTATTATGCAGTTCGGTGTTGGTCTCGATG GTGTTGACATTGATGCTGCTACTAAGAATGGGATCAAGGTCGCTAGAATCCCCAGTGAGGGTACCGGCAACGCAGCCTCTTGTTCTGAAATGGCTATTTATCTCATGCTTGGCCTCCTTAAGAAACAG AATGAAATGCAGATGTCTGTGCAAAGCAGACTACTTGGACAGCCAACCGGTGGAACTCTTCTCGGTAAAACT GTGTTTATCTTGGGATATGGTAACATTGGAATAGAGCTGGCTAAACGGTTGAAGCCGTTTGGGTCGAGAGTAATAGCTACAAAAAGAAGCTGGCCTGCTTCTGTTATGAACTCAGACT CCAGTCTAGTTGATGAGAAAGGTAGCCACGAAGACATTTACACATTCGCGAGCAAAGCAGATATAGTAGTTGTGTGCTTGAGGCTGAGCAAAGAAACG GCTGAAATCGTGAACAACAAGTTCATATCTTCAATGAAAAAG GGTGCTCTTCTTGTAAATATTGCTAGAGGCGGTCTGGTTAACTATGAATCAGCTTACCAGAGTCTGGAGTCCGGTCATCTTGGAGGCCTAGGGACTGACGTGGCGTGGTCTGAGCCGTTTGATCCAAACGATCCGATCTTGAAGTTTAAAAACGTAATCATGACCCCTCATGTCGCTGGAGTTACTGAGTATTCATATAGGTCCATGGCCAAG GTGGTCGGAGATGTTGCCTTGCAGTTGCATGAAGGACTTCCTCTCACCGGAATCGAACTTGTTAACAGATGA
- the LOC106392147 gene encoding receptor protein-tyrosine kinase CEPR2-like → MSRRPDHRRGILATVAATILLSVFPPITESTVEKQALFRFKNRLNDPHNVLQSWKPSDSPCTFHGVRCDPLSGEVTGISLENLNLSGSISPAISSLTKLTTLSLPCNLISGPIPPEILNCTNLKVVNLTSNHLSGAIPDFSSLKNLETLDVSVNFLTGEFQSWVGNLTLLVSLSLGNNNYVEGAIPKSIGGLKKLTWLYLAKSNLTGHIPDSIFDLNALDTFDIAKNAISGDFPASITRLENLTKIELYDNKLTGEIPPEIGKLTHIRELDVSLNQLSGPLPRELGNLKELRVFHCHQNNFTGEFPSGFGELRFLTSLSIYRNNFSGEFPANIGRFSPLETVDISENRFTGPFPRFLCQNNKLQFLLALRNEFSGEIPASYAGCKSLLRLRINQNLLTGHVPEGFWALPLAKMIDLSDNRLTGEISSQIGLSTELSQLILQNNRFSGKIPREVGKLINIERIYLSNNSFSGEIPTELGSLKQLSSLHLENNSLTGYIPVGLTKCVRLVDLNLAKNSLTGEIPKSLYQIASLNSLDLSGNGLTGEIPATLVKLKLNFIDLSENQLSGRIPPDLLAVGGSTAFSRNEKLCVDNQNVKTSEESSLSLCSGDQHVHKKRSVDGTLLFLALAVAMVVLVAGLFALRYRVVKIREFDRENGDINKAGDAKWRIASFHQMELDAEEICKLDEGHVIGAGSAGKVYRVDLKKGGGTVAVKWLRRGEEEDGNGTEVSVAEMEILGKIRHRNVLKLYACLVGRGSRYLVFEFMENGNLYQALHQTIKGELDWHKRYKIAVGAAKGIAYLHHDCCPPIIHRDIKSSNILLDGDYESKIADFGVAKVADKGYEWSCVAGTHGYMAPELAYSLKATEKSDVYSFGVVLLELATGLRPVEEEFGEGKDIVDYVLFKIQQDRRNPRNVLDKHVLSSHVEESMIKVLKMGLLCTTKLPSLRPNMREVVRKLEDADPCVSNTLDRTRKITV, encoded by the exons ATGTCGAGAAGACCAGACCACCGACGTGGCATACTCGCCACCGTGGCCGCAACAATTCTCCTCTCAGTTTTCCCGCCAATTACAGAATCGACAGTTGAGAAGCAAGCTCTGTTTCGCTTCAAAAACCGCCTTAACGATCCTCACAACGTTCTACAATCTTGGAAACCCTCTGATTCGCCCTGCACGTTTCACGGCGTCAGATGCGATCCACTCTCGGGCGAAGTCACTGGTATCTCTCTAGAGAACCTGAATCTCTCTGGCTCCATTTCTCCGGCTATCTCATCTCTCACAAAGCTCACTACCTTGTCCCTCCCCTGCAATCTCATCTCGGGCCCAATCCCGCCGGAGATACTCAACTGCACAAACCTCAAAGTCGTCAATCTCACATCCAATCACCTCTCCGGTGCGATCCCTGACTTCTCATCTCTGAAAAACCTAGAGACCCTCGACGTCTCCGTGAACTTCTTAACCGGAGAGTTTCAGAGCTGGGTGGGGAACCTGACTCTGTTGGTTTCACTCAGTCTCGGAAACAACAACTACGTAGAAGGCGCGATTCCCAAGAGTATCGGCGGTTTGAAGAAACTCACTTGGCTCTACTTAGCTAAATCCAACTTGACCGGACATATTCCAGACTCCATCTTTGATCTGAACGCTCTCGACACTTTCGACATTGCCAAGAACGCCATCTCTGGAGATTTTCCAGCCTCGATCACAAGGCTGGAAAATCTCACTAAGATCGAGTTATACGACAACAAGTTAACCGGTGAAATCCCTCCGGAGATCGGAAAACTGACTCATATACGAGAGCTTGATGTTTCTTTGAACCAGCTGAGTGGCCCATTACCTCGAGAACTCGGAAACTTGAAAGAGCTCAGAGTCTTCCACTGCCATCAAAACAACTTTACCGGCGAGTTTCCTTCCGGTTTCGGAGAATTGCGTTTCCTCACTTCCTTATCAATCTACAGGAACAACTTCTCCGGTGAATTCCCAGCAAACATCGGCCGGTTTTCGCCGTTGGAGACAGTTGATATATCCGAAAACAGGTTTACAGGTCCATTCCCTCGTTTCTTATGCCAAAACAATAAACTACAGTTCTTACTCGCTCTACGGAATGAATTCTCCGGCGAGATTCCGGCATCCTACGCTGGCTGCAAATCTCTCTTGAGGCTCAGGATTAACCAGAATCTTCTTACTGGTCATGTTCCCGAAGGCTTCTGGGCTCTCCCCCTTGCTAAGATGATCGATCTCAGCGATAACCGTCTCACCGGAGAGATCTCTTCTCAGATAGGACTCTCAACTGAACTTAGCCAGCTGATCTTGCAGAACAACAGATTTTCCGGGAAGATCCCTCGTGAGGTTGGAAAACTGATTAATATAGAGAGGATTTATCTAAGCAACAACAGTTTTTCCGGTGAGATTCCGACAGAACTTGGATCCTTGAAACAGTTGTCTTCTTTGCATCTTGAAAACAATTCGTTGACAGGATACATCCCTGTCGGATTGACAAAATGCGTCAGGCTTGTCGATCTGAATCTTGCCAAGAACTCTTTGACTGGAGAGATTCCAAAGAGTTTATATCAGATCGCTTCTTTAAACTCTTTGGACCTCTCAGGCAACGGGTTAACAGGAGAGATCCCTGCGACTCTAGTGAAGCTGAAGCTGAATTTTATAGACTTGTCTGAGAATCAACTCTCGGGGAGAATACCACCGGATCTTTTGGCGGTGGGAGGTTCCACCGCGTTCTCACGCAACGAGAAGCTCTGCGTTGATAACCAAAACGTCAAAACAAGTGAAGAATCTTCTCTGAGCTTATGCAGTGGGGACCAACACGTGCACAAGAAGCGTTCTGTCGATGGAACGCTCTTGTTCTTGGCTCTTGCTGTTGCCATGGTGGTGCTGGTGGCTGGTCTCTTCGCGTTGCGTTACAGAGTCGTGAAGATACGCGAGTTCGACAGAGAAAATGGGGATATCAACAAGGCGGGGGATGCGAAGTGGAGGATCGCGTCTTTCCATCAAATGGAGCTAGACGCTGAGGAGATTTGTAAATTGGATGAAGGTCACGTGATTGGAGCAGGAAGCGCGGGAAAAGTGTACCGTGTTGATTTGAAGAAAGGCGGTGGTACAGTGGCGGTTAAGTGGCTgaggagaggagaagaagaagatggtaaTGGAACAGAGGTCTCTGTTGCGGAAATGGAGATTCTTGGGAAGATCAGACACAGAAACGTGCTGAAGCTCTACGCTTGTCTTGTCGGAAGAGGTTCTAGATATTTAGTGTTTGAGTTCATGGAGAATGGGAACTTGTATCAAGCTCTTCACCAGACTATTAAAGGTGAATTGGATTGGCACAAGAG ATACAAAATCGCGGTGGGAGCTGCTAAAGGAATTGCATATCTGCATCATGATTGTTGTCCTCCGATCATTCATAGAGATATAAAGTCGAGTAACATTTTACTTGACGGGGATTATGAGTCGAAAATCGCTGATTTTGGAGTTGCAAAAGTTGCAGACAAGGGATATGAATGGAGCTGTGTTGCTGGGACTCATGGCTATATGGCTCCAG AGCTGGCTTACTCCTTGAAAGCGACAGAGAAGAGTGATGTATACAGCTTCGGCGTTGTTCTTCTAGAGCTAGCGACCGGTCTTCGGCCAGTGGAAGAAGAGTTTGGAGAGGGCAAAGACATTGTTGACTATGTCTTATTCAAAATTCAACAAGACCGGAGGAACCCAAGAAACGTATTGGACAAGCATGTTCTGTCCTCTCACGTAGAAGAAAGTATGATCAAGGTTCTGAAAATGGGACTTCTCTGCACTACAAAGCTCCCTAGTCTCAGACCAAACATGAGGGAGGTCGTGAGGAAGCTTGAAGACGCTGATCCATGCGTCTCCAACACTCTAGACAGAACCCGAAAGATTACAGTATAG
- the LOC106392150 gene encoding uncharacterized protein LOC106392150 isoform X1, giving the protein MAKQSLLLANLKAGCCSSIVDVQLLRFWEVDGSCGFLFSQLQLCFDSMENRFMCSSLHQQERNGCGYTCPNLSPLICYSAELLAAENELLAAEGTSVMKENVTHETSQSDQNSKSIILRNPGVIIKIIVLLFGVYRNRCHMQLMLIL; this is encoded by the exons ATGGCTAAACAGTCTTTACTACTTGCTAATTTGAAGGCCGGTTGCTGTTCTTCCATTGTAGATGTGCAGTTGCTCAGATTCTGGGAAGTTGATGGGAGTTGTGGATTCCTTTTCAGTCAA CTCCAACTCTGCTTTGATTCTATGGAAAACCGTTTCATGTGCAGCTCTTTGCACCAGCAAGAGAGGAATGGCTGTGGCTACACATG CCCCAATCTAAGTCCCCTAATCTGCTATTCAGCCGAGCTACTTGCTGCGGAGAACGAGCTACTCGCTGCGGAAGGAACCTCAGTCATGAAAG AAAACGTCACACATGAAACAAGCCAGAGTGATCAAAATTCCAAAAGCATAATACTTCGAAATCCTGGAGTAATCATAAAAATTATTGTGCTTTTGTTTGGTGTTTATAGAAATAGATGTCATATGCAACTGATGCTAATATTATAG